TgacaggttcaaattcccattcaaGTGAGAGACCCGTTGTACACCatattcagaaaacctttattggcatagaaaaTAAATTCATCAGACTTCAATATAATGAGTAAAGTTCAGAGGGCATATAAAATGAGAGCAGTTGTACCTTATTTAATACCAACAGTCTCCATCAATGAGAGATTTATTCTTAAAATGGCCAACAAAATTTTGGCTATCCCAAACATAGTTGATAGACTTTCTCACTCAACATTTTAACCAGTTGCTTCTCTTCTACACAATCACATTTCAATTTTTTCATATAACTGACTGGGGAATGCTGATACATCAAAAACATATGACAACAAAACAGTAAATGTGGCAAAGTATCTAGGACATTCCATCCACGCAAACAAATTCTTTCATTAAATGGAATTTGGAAAAATTGGCTGCCGGGTGAGTTTATAGGAAAGATATTGCTAAAAGAGAGGCTCTTTTTAGACAGTGATGTATACCAGAGTGGGGGATGAGGGGCTTGCTCTGCTTACCTGAAAGCAGGTATCCTCCATCCCTCAGGTGGGGTTTGGAATTATCTGGATTCAAACATTGGTCAGCTTCCTTGGGCCTCAGAATCAGAGGGAAGGCAGATTCACATCACTTTGGACTTCCCTAGTTCCTCAGATCTGTTTTGGagtgccttcccttctctctgggCAGTCCTGCACTCCAAGAGCAGCCCCCTGCTGATCCTCCTTGGCCCAGGACTGGCTTAGTTTAAATAGACCAGCTAGCCCCTTCCAAACTCCACCCACCTCGTGCCCTTGTATATTGGATTGAGCCATTACTCAGCTGCTAAGATGGGGCCTCAATGGTGTATTCACCACTGTCTCAGCCAATGCTGGAAGTTCCCCCATGGTCACTATCGTTGGCGGAGACTCAGCCTTTCTGGAGCTTGCTGACTGCTAGTGAATCTGTACCACAGCACTAGGTTTTGTGTCACAGTAGGAAAGATGGGCCAGGCATTTTCTAGTCATGGGATAAGCACCAGCCTCCAGAAAACCAGTACAtcaaagcagcggtccgcaagctttcggccgctgcggccgagtggggggagagggcggcccaggggcccgagcacacgcggcagccccagtgcaaacaagAAACAaactcggcaagcttctcttccctcccgaaacaagaagcttgccaggccgcgagctaatcggccgatttggcggccgatttgctcgtcacctggtgagcttcttgcttcggggggggggagggaagaaggagccgcagcccgcgggttggggaccactgcatcaaAGTACACTTCTTAGGACTCATGACAGTATGCAAATACAAAtgtctttcctccccacccctctttcctgcaGAAGACCTTCCGCATTGGGTACTGTCTGCCATGAAGTGTTTAGCAAACTGTAAGTTAGACAACTGTTTGAAATGCCAAAAACTTGATTTTTGTTCTGCAGAACTGTAGTATACTCTACTAGTGACTTCTGTTAGAATCTTctgttctggagcacagattTCAGACTTCAAGATAGACCAGATAATAATGGAAAGACTAATATTATACAAATAAAACTATGGTCATGCAATTACAATGCCAGGGTGCATCATATACTGGTGATGTACCTGATATCAAGCACTTTCATGACTGGTAATCTACCTTTCTATTAAATCATCCAAATATTAATTGTTGCTTTATTAAAGCCCTGGGCTTGGGTGTTACCTTGTTAGCCATAACTGCTAAAAATGGATCTTCCATGATTATGCCTGATCTTTATATAGCCGTCAGTGCTGCATTACCCAGTGATGAATTCTATAAGCACACTTTGTAATCCGCATTGGGCATGTTCCCTGGATAGCAGCTCAAACATCTGCTAAATAACTTTTAGTGCTCCAACTAGGAACATGTAATCATGGGAATTTACTACCTGCTATAACTTTGAGTGAAATATCCAATACGTTCCAGCTTTTTACTTAATATGTATCACACAATAGTAACATTTAGAACTTTGTTTGCAATGCATTTCTCAAAGAAATGCCAGCCCCTATTACTGACATATGCTCACCTTTTCACAACTAACTACCCAATTCTGtttctatcaatcaatcaatcctgtTTCTATACCTTAGTTTAAAGATCCTTTGTTTCTGTTTGGCATGCATTCACTTGCTGTCTCATTATCTTCCACATCTGGTGTCACAGGAGCACCTGTGGTTGATTCTATTCCTCACCAGTCCTTCCATCTCTGTACAGGAAGTTCATAGTATAATTATTGGATTTTGTAATAAAACTTTGGCTGAGTTGCTGTTAAGGCCCAGAATTTTGCAAAAATTTTGCTGAGGTAGTGGAGTAGCCAACAGTAAGCTTTCAAGGAGAGTTCTGTAAGGAAAGTGTGGTGTCCAGGGACTGAGTCCCTACCAGGGTAGCAGGATCATCCTTGGCTGCCAGAGAATGAGCAGAGAAAGGAAGGTGCCagaatatttcttttaatatttttaacagaGAAATTAGATTATTTAACCATTCTTCAGTCTGCTTCCACTCCAAAGACCATTTTAACAGCCTAAAATGATCTTCACTAATGTGGCTTCATGGTGAATTTTAatgatggttttatttaggattAGATTGTTATAGTGTGTTGCTTCACAAACTGCCTCAAGCAAATCATTGGAGAGGCAGCATAGACATTTTCTAAACAAGTTAGTAGGGACAGGCCATAGAAAAAAAAGAGCCAaaggaacagaatatgaagagacAGGGTGGCTGAAAGCAGCGTTCTCTGACGCTTTTTTGTACAAAATCAGGCCATTGAGGCAATTAACTCAGCTTTTGTCTATTTGACAAGCAGTGGTCCTACTGAGTCCTAAGCAGAGTCTTTCCCAGGACCTGTTATCTGGGAGACTAACTGGGGATACCCATGACATTTTGCATACCACCCATCAGCCCTGCTCTTGAACCACAAGCCCTCCTCAAAGCAGCATAATTGAAGGAAACTATGTGAAAGAGGCAAAGAACGACAAGGAAAAGAATGACAGAGAAGATAGGGAAGTGAAGTAAAAAGAGTAAATGACAGGGAGGCCATAAAACAAAACCTTCACAGGGATCAAGAGCAAAAGACATTCTAAGGGAGGCAGAAAGTTGGTTGAAAAGGTGGCTGTACTTAGGGTGCTGAGTCTGAGGCGTTACCAGTTTTTGActgaaaaaaggaggaggggtcCCCTTCAGAAAAGCTATGCTGGGGATTGTAGGACTTGCATGAACAAACCATGTGGAATGGGGGCTGTAAGAAGGGGGAGAACTTGATGACTGCAAAAGTAGGTGGCTCCAACTCACTGAAGATCAGAGGCCAGTGTGTTGAATTTGATGTTATTTACTGACAACATTAATGAGGAAAGCTAACTTGTATTGAGTTGAGAGCTAATGTCTTCTGTTGGAAATATTTTGTGGCttctttaacatcttcatgcctGTAACTAACGGAAGCCTTTGGAAGGAAATTATTCAATAAGGGCTATGTCGCTTTGTAAGAAGAAAATAAGAGCAACTAATATTATTTCTGAAGATAAATGGAATAGTAAATTTTCGTgtctcttaaaatatttttacttctCTGTATTACTAAAATATATTTTGACATCACAATTGTAGTTAAATCTCATGCTTTCTGAAGTATTTTCATTGGTGCATATGAGAGGTGACATAAGACTTGTACTGCAGCAATACTAGGCGGTTCTGTATGGTGTTTACATTTCACACTGTAATTCTTTAACagaaaaatcctttttttttcccttctacaTTCAGGGCCTAGAAGTAATGATATGAGCCAGCCAATTTACATGGGCTTTGAACGAGATGTATTTAAAACAGTTGCTGACTACTTCCTTAGCCTCCCTGAACCTTTGCTTACCTTTGAGTACTATGAACTGTTTGTGAACATCTTAGGTATGCATTTATCTGTGGCACTGAAAACGTATGTGCAATTGAGAGGATGGATTAAAATACCATTAATCACTGCAGGCTGATTTTCAGGGTAAACTGTACCTGGATTTTAGCATAAGTAATCCATGTAAACTACTGTAAATCCGAATAACTTCTGGTTTGAGTGCATCCTAGTCTAGGTGCTGATTGTTGATCACAGAATGATCTGTTTGTCTTTAGCATTGCATATTAGGGCAGCTATTGGTTGCATGTTTGTTTTGGAATGACCTCTGATAGAGCAAGTGTTCTTACTAATGCTAAACTTAAATCTCTGCCTTGTTAACTTTTCTGATTCAGTTGCTTGTTTGTTGTCCTGTCACACCACTTGCATCTTaatttgtatttcattttttgATAGTCTTGTGCGGCTACATCTCAATTCCAAATAGATCCTGTGGAAACCTCAGTACCCGGAATGGCTTGGAGCTTCCAAAAACTCCACGTTTAAACTCTTTCAAATCAACTGAGTGTCTCCTGCTAAGTTTGCTGCATCGGGGTACTGACAAAAAAGAGGACTCTGAGACTTCTGGAACTCTTTCTAAAAAGATGTATAGAGTTGAAAGCAGTTACGGTGCAAAGTTTCAGCGATATAATATGGCCCATAAACGTTGCAGTGCCCATGAACTAATGGGTGGCAGTTACCAGAATCTTTCAAGACTGAAAAATGAACAAGCCCTTCCTCTCAAACCTAAGGCAAGATGCTGCTCTTTGGAGGGGATCGCAGATACCACAACAACTGTGCTTAGCAAAGATGGATTTAAAACGTTTTCTCAAGCTGGAGTTCACATCACCCAAGtcataaaaaatgaaaaccagctGCTTCCTTCACAGTCTAAACCAGACACTTTGATGGATCTCTGTTCTAGTAACACTAATCAAAAACAATCAGGTGGCATCAAGAGAGTTTCTGCATCAGGTGATACTGAGCAAGAACTACATAGTGGTAACTACCAGCCAAAGCAACTTGCCAGGTCTCAGAGTTTACGTGCAAATAACAAATCCAATCAGTGTGACATCAGTGCTCCAGTTGTAGAGATCACATCCAGAAAACCACATCCAGAAAACCACAAAAACCAAAGTATTGCTAAATTGGCTGCTAAAACAGGAAGTGAGCCTCAATGTACTGATACTGTCATCCGTAAGAGACTCTGCAAAAGTTCCACAGAACTTTCAGAAAACGCATTTTCTCCTGCCTCTTTTATGTTGACTGGCACATCAAGTAAGATTGCTTTCCAgagcatgatttaaaaaaaaaaacaactaaactttttctgctttcttttacTGCTGCTTGAGTTTGAATTGCTAGGCTTATCAAACAGGAGCCTGTAGCCTGCAGGTTAAGAAACATGTTAATCTAATACTTTGTAATGCAAGCCTCAATATCTTCTGTTGTGCATGCTAATACAAGTATTTCTTCTCTGGTCCAGCCTGTGATATTGATCTAGTTTATCATATTTGTACTTTGTAAGATGGGAGCAAACATTTAACTTACTGTAAGAGGGatgcttattttaaaaattctaaagaaATTAGACTTGTTATTACCACCTTTGTTTTCATAATAGTCTATCACATTTCCCCAATCCTTAATCCCTAGGTCTGTTGCAACCTCATTTAGAAAGAGTAGCCATCGAAGCTCTGCAAGTATGCTGTTTGCTCCTTCCACCACCCAGCCGCAGAAAACTTCAACTTTTAATGCGCATGGTCTCCCGAATGAGTGAAAACGTTGATATGCCACGCTTCCATGATGCAGTGGGCACAAGGTCTTTGGTGAGATTCCTTTCTCTCCGCAAGTAATTTTTACATTTTCCAGCTGTATAATGTCATTTAGAAATAGAAAGAAGATTGTATTGCTGAAAAAGAGGTTAATGTaagaaaaacagtttttaatGTCAGGTGCTATTGGAATGCATTGTTTTACACccagagtctcagtgagaaaggtgggctttaAATAAGTGTTGCAGTGAGATCCATATTTAATGGAAATCCCTTTGTTACATGGCCTGTTTACATGTTTTCAGATGATACAGACGTTTTCTCGATGTGTATTGCGTTGTGAAGAAGAAGTAGACCTTGATGAGCTGCTTGCCACTAGATTAGTTTCTTTTCTAATGGATCATCATCAAGATATTTTTCAAGTCCCAACTTATTTACAAGTTGCAGTACAAGACCACATAGAGTCTTTAAAAACTACTCAGGTGAGATAATGTGGGAAAGGGTTAAAGCTTTTTGTCTAGAAGCCCCTGTGAGATTTAGTCAGTTAGAGTCACTGgttctctaggtcagtggtcccccaacctttttatcaccagggaccggtcaatgcttgaaaattttactgaggcctgggggtgggtagtcttttgccgagggacttcgccaccgcctgagcccctgctccacttgctttcctgccggtgcccctgacttcccgccacccgctggggggtgctgccagcagcagtgcacagtgccacgccgagggggagccccagccatggcagctgctggagaacaccaaagatgagccagcggcagagtggcagggcagcccccaaggcagcagccggggaggaggacaaggaggagccgcagcccggtactgagtgatccacggaccgggacctgtccccggactgggggttgggaccactgctctaggctgttgacaactttttttttcctcttcctctctctcctgagATAGTACCTACTCTTGGGTCATATTTAAAATACAGGATTCAACAACAGTCCTTGCTGCTTGATGAAAGTTACATAGGATGCTTCCATTGATGTAATAGCTTGGTGGCTGGTGTACCACATGTTTCTTGAATAAATGTCTATGCAATGCTTAGGTTTTGACCAGTTGAGTTTACAGCTTAGCAGAATTAGTTTTGTACTTACCACAGAAGCAACATAACTGCCTGAAAACTAAGAGAAAGTATCAGCACAATCCAGACTTTGTTTCTTGTGTCTGTATATGTCTTTGTATCAAGAATTTTTAGGAACCTGCTGTGCCACAGAGCAAATGTTTGGGTGTGACGCAGTAGAGCAGAATCTGTTAGActgtcagtcaaactttattagaGGCATTCAGCCCAAGTTATATCTAAACAGAATAATAAGATACTAAATCAGTATGGTCATTAAATGTAATACAATTACAACAAATCCTAAAATAAAGTTTAAAACTATTACTTAGGAGGATCAGATTTTTATGGTGACGACACATAACTTAGCTAGCTGAATTGTCTCTTGGGGGATCTAATCACTTAGTAGTCTCTTTGCTTGATCTGCATCCTGATGTTATGGAAACCTTTTTCTGTAGTTCTTCAATCAAACTGCCACAGATGTCAGTAAGATAGGCTTGAGGTTCCTATCTTACTGGCAGTATAAGTCATGTTCAATGCAGAGTCTTTTGATCTCCCTTGTTTTCAGACCATGCATTCTAAAAGGAAATGGCCTTAAAGGCATTCTGTTCCAGAAATAATTACAAGTCCTTAGTGGAAGCATTGTTCTCCAGGGCACATGAATTTTCACAATGTAATTCTGCATGCATTGCATTGAAGGGTGACCTTCCTTTTAATGACAGAGgaacagaaacaaaataaaacaaagtcctgggacaccttaaagattaacacagCCTGTTCCATCATGAACTTTCATAAGCTGGTGATCAATTCTTCAGATGCAAATGGGAAGGAAATAATTTTGGAGATTTTAACAAATCACAGaagtggggggagaaagaggaggagttaAAGCAGAGAGGCCAGATGTGAATCCTATCATAAATCTTTCAGGTGTAATTCCTTGTGTAAGGCACTAGAACATATTTGGTTGTTAGACTTAATGGATGTTGAGAAGAGACCAGAGGTTTCGGCCTCCCATGTGGTACAGTTAAGCTGTAAAGAAGTAGGATCAACACAACGGACGCATGAGAAAATATACTAACATCAGTAAAGGgctatacataaataaataataataatataataataatgatgatgaattAATAATAGTACAATACAAGATGTTAAGAAAAGTCAGAATTTCTAAGAAGTTTGTCCTGTTTAGTTAAAAATGTTAATGAGTAAGGCGATCCAAGTGTCCGTTGAGGTCAGATTATTCAATTTCTTGATGAGTTATAGTTCAGTATTTCTGTGTTGCATTCTGTCTTTGACTTTTTTAGAGTGCTGCGGAACTTCTGTTTTTTCTTACAACCATAAACTAACCCAATAAGTAGCTACAATAGGATACCCTCCTGGAATTATCCATAGCTAAAGCCAACATTTTTCTTAATTCTGCCCAGCTTTTTGTGTGAAACTATAGTTATTACTTAAAAGAAAACTATTAAGTGATTTAACTTGTCAAACCATGCTGTATACTTTTATGTAGTGATAGTACTTTATAGTGCTCCGTTGCAGCTGTAACAGATGCTTTACATAAATTCTGTCAGTCCCTGTAAAATAGACCAGTGTTATGGCAGTATTAGAGACTAATGAGAATTGTGCTTTATTTAAGTCCAGAGAGTTCCCACTGAGCTTACATTTTAGTTGGAGGCTTCACACTGACTTCTTAAATTTTACTGGTTCTCTGTGGTCAAAATACTAATGATTTCTCTGCTGCCTTGTTGGTCAACAGAATGAATGTTTTGGGGAAGATCTGAGTGCTGTATTTCCTACTTACTCCTACTGCAAGAGGATAACTACTCAAGAATTTGATGAACAAAAAGTATATACCTCTCAGGCTGCAGTTGCAGAGCTCTTGGAAGGCATTATTAAGGAGCAGAAATTATCTCTTAAAGATAAGAAGAAAAAACTTAAACAGGTAACAGAAGAATATTCTACTAGCATCTTTTAGGCATTACACGAAAGCTGGagatttttattatttgaagGGGTTACTAATGAGAGACCGTAACCAAATCTTTTAATCTCCCCTGTCATGTAGGGAAAATGTCTCAAAGTTGGGGAAACCCCAGCAAAAGTTTGGAGAGGGGGATTATTCAAGCCATCCCCCTGGTGCATGCAGAAGTTCCAAACAGGATCTAGGCAAAGGTTTTGTTCCTTTGATCAGATCTGGTTTGGAAAACCCACAGCTGTGGGTGTCCAAACATCTCTCATGTTCTTTAGGAGGGCCTGCGAGAAAGTTCTCTTTCCGTTGACTGTGGGATCTTTTTGTTATTTCATGGGGCCAGCTTTTGATAATCTGTAAATAAGACTTTAATCATTCTTGTGGTACGAAGCACCTTTGAACTACTGCAAAGGCTTGGTGTGTACTTTTTAAAGCATAAGAAGCACATCTTTTTGCCTTGGTATTACACTGGGGCTAAGACTTAACTGCAGTAGGAGGAAGTGGTGGCAGTGTCTCTGGGCTCTGTCCCCACAAACCCCTTGTGCAGCATAGCTGCAGTATGCAGGGACATCCTCAGTATGATACTACCATTACTAAACAAGATAGCATGAGATGATCTTGTTGCAAAACCTTATGCTGTTCATGTTCTGGGTTAGGTGGCACTATAAAGCAATAGTTAAAATCTGATTTCTTTGGCCTAAGCTGAAACCCTGTTGTTTCCTTGGACATAAATCCCACCTAGTTCAGTGGAATTTACATGGAAATACATGCGTATAGTCTTGCATTCTTAACATAATGAACTTgctatgctttctttctttccttccttctttcgcAGCTGGACTTATTAATGTTAATACTGTACCATGAATATCTTGTCATGAGATGTAAACTATatcattttaaactgtttattcaAAGTCATGTAGCACATAATTTATAATCTGCTTTGTGATAAAGTGAAACAACTTTGGCAGAGCTTAGCACAGAGGATTCCTGTTCTTTTTGCAGAAAACCTTGTTCAGAGAAACTTGCCAAGATCTGCTATACACAATTGCACTTGTCCCAGACTTTCCTAAGCAAGTCTTATGACTGGAGCCTGGCTGTAAACAAGCGTTTAAGTCACTAAATTGCTGTTGCTCCCTCTCCCTACACTCTCTTGCAGAAATGCAGACCATGTAGtgctttaaaatgtttctgaTATTTTGTCAAACATTTTAATAGATACACCAGTTCCTCAGCTCCTGTCTGTCTTGTCTTTCTCTTCCAGAATTACTGTTTTTTGTTCTAgatgataaaaatataaattcaaatactGATGTAGATCAGAAGACTGATGGTTGTATATTGGTTGTGATTGTCCTAGCCCTTGCCACATAATGCCAGGGTTCCCTGTTGTAATGGGTTGTGCAGCAATGTTTGCTGTTTCCATTTTACTTCCCCATGATACAGAATCTTGAGGGTCCTCATAGTGATTAGATTAGGACTGCAGAAACAGATTCATATCTGATCTTGCCATTAACCCTAGTGACTGAACTTGTCCACTaattctctcagtctaacctaccgcACATGGTTCTTTGTGAATGTAAATGCGGGAGGAGGTGAACCTGTATATCAccctgagctcctgggagaaagaaggaccttttccacactgggaatcaGCCCCACCTTACTGCTTGTCCGGTGGCGGGGCTGATTCCCAGTTCTGAATGACATCCGTGACGAATTGGGTCCATCCTAGACGTGGCCTGATTCAGGCACTccattgccctgcagcaagggctCGCAAATATATCTGCAATCTCTTTTTTGCCATGGGCAGCAACAGGCCCTTGGATGGGGCATCAGGGGTTGATTCGAGCTGTCcaagcctggctcctcctccgACTACAGTGTCCCAAAAGGGGAAAAATATACCTTGGCTGACTCCATTGTGTTGTGCAGCGCCGCCGTGCTGCATGGGCACTTTTTATTTAGGAACGTTAGTATCGCTACCACTTTCCTAAACAAAAAAAAGCccccattacacacacacacagacacacacacacacacacagcagaacgtttccaccctggctgcctcatctggaggcagaaatctgggatAGATGGAGTGTGCCAATGAAAAAGTTCCCCCATGGGGGACaaaggaagcagcaggacaaactgCCCTGTTGCAAATACCCGTCAGCAGCCCAGGGCAGCGCCACTGTAAAAGGTCCTCCATGGGGTATGCAGGAAGCAGCAAGGCAAACTGCCCTGTCGCAAACACCCTTGCAGCAGCTTAGTGGAGCACCACCAGTGTGGTAAATGTGAGGGTAccaaaatgtactaaataaatctGACCAAATAGATCTAAGTGATGATAGGGGAAGAATTCAGAAACAGAGTTTTGGCAATGCATTAAGCTTGCAATAAAGTAGGCAAAGGCTTTATGTTTCAGACACCTGTCTCTACATATACAGACAGCTCTGTTAACTTGCAATTTACCATACAGAGTGATTTGTACTTTAAAAAGAACGTAttatagagatgggcacaaaatgCCATTGCATCCAGTAGCCATGTACTTATGGGCAAAGGAACaacttgtttttattttcagtttttagCTCCTGACAGTTCTTATGTTGAAGGTGTTTGGAAGAGCATTCACCAGCTGCTTTCAAAAATGtctaaaacaatacaacacccttCATCCTATCTTTAGTAGTTTCTGCTCCAGTTTTTTAGTAGGAAATCTCTAAAGTCAGGTCTTGTCTCTTAGAAACCCTACTCTTGTTCTGCATTGTCTGTGGAAGTGAAGCTTGAAAGC
The nucleotide sequence above comes from Paroedura picta isolate Pp20150507F chromosome 4, Ppicta_v3.0, whole genome shotgun sequence. Encoded proteins:
- the DEPDC1 gene encoding DEP domain-containing protein 1A isoform X4, with amino-acid sequence MRVICFMTWKLAIVRSFFLSWNEVTKYFRAGMPRRKHRQHFKKYGNCFTAAEATDWLHELLKNNNNFGLEVTREQTVQLLRKFLKNHVIEDIKGRWGSENLEDNSNLYRFPLTSPVRSLSSRWPLRENKNITPKEPGSAIKVPHFSKITPKKHNQLEIVEKLNNDAVQEDTDKMAQSQKISQADIEEIWRSTILIHLQTILGVPSLESFLNPAQIFPQHIMYNMTNTSKRGVVVLQDKSEDLPHWVLSAMKCLANWPRSNDMSQPIYMGFERDVFKTVADYFLSLPEPLLTFEYYELFVNILVLCGYISIPNRSCGNLSTRNGLELPKTPRLNSFKSTECLLLSLLHRGTDKKEDSETSGTLSKKMYRVESSYGAKFQRYNMAHKRCSAHELMGGSYQNLSRLKNEQALPLKPKARCCSLEGIADTTTTVLSKDGFKTFSQAGVHITQVIKNENQLLPSQSKPDTLMDLCSSNTNQKQSGGIKRVSASGDTEQELHSGNYQPKQLARSQSLRANNKSNQCDISAPVVEITSRKPHPENHKNQSIAKLAAKTGSEPQCTDTVIRKRLCKSSTELSENAFSPASFMLTGTSSLLQPHLERVAIEALQVCCLLLPPPSRRKLQLLMRMVSRMSENVDMPRFHDAVGTRSLNECFGEDLSAVFPTYSYCKRITTQEFDEQKVYTSQAAVAELLEGIIKEQKLSLKDKKKKLKQFQKAYPQIYQRRFPSTESEAILFEDKPTIKQPMLILQKPKFYSLRH
- the DEPDC1 gene encoding DEP domain-containing protein 1A isoform X1 encodes the protein MRVICFMTWKLAIVRSFFLSWNEVTKYFRAGMPRRKHRQHFKKYGNCFTAAEATDWLHELLKNNNNFGLEVTREQTVQLLRKFLKNHVIEDIKGRWGSENLEDNSNLYRFPLTSPVRSLSSRWPLRENKNITPKEPGSAIKVPHFSKITPKKHNQLEIVEKLNNDAVQEDTDKMAQSQKISQADIEEIWRSTILIHLQTILGVPSLESFLNPAQIFPQHIMYNMTNTSKRGVVVLQDKSEDLPHWVLSAMKCLANWPRSNDMSQPIYMGFERDVFKTVADYFLSLPEPLLTFEYYELFVNILVLCGYISIPNRSCGNLSTRNGLELPKTPRLNSFKSTECLLLSLLHRGTDKKEDSETSGTLSKKMYRVESSYGAKFQRYNMAHKRCSAHELMGGSYQNLSRLKNEQALPLKPKARCCSLEGIADTTTTVLSKDGFKTFSQAGVHITQVIKNENQLLPSQSKPDTLMDLCSSNTNQKQSGGIKRVSASGDTEQELHSGNYQPKQLARSQSLRANNKSNQCDISAPVVEITSRKPHPENHKNQSIAKLAAKTGSEPQCTDTVIRKRLCKSSTELSENAFSPASFMLTGTSSLLQPHLERVAIEALQVCCLLLPPPSRRKLQLLMRMVSRMSENVDMPRFHDAVGTRSLMIQTFSRCVLRCEEEVDLDELLATRLVSFLMDHHQDIFQVPTYLQVAVQDHIESLKTTQNECFGEDLSAVFPTYSYCKRITTQEFDEQKVYTSQAAVAELLEGIIKEQKLSLKDKKKKLKQFQKAYPQIYQRRFPSTESEAILFEDKPTIKQPMLILQKPKFYSLRH
- the DEPDC1 gene encoding DEP domain-containing protein 1A isoform X3, translating into MPRRKHRQHFKKYGNCFTAAEATDWLHELLKNNNNFGLEVTREQTVQLLRKFLKNHVIEDIKGRWGSENLEDNSNLYRFPLTSPVRSLSSRWPLRENKNITPKEPGSAIKVPHFSKITPKKHNQLEIVEKLNNDAVQEDTDKMAQSQKISQADIEEIWRSTILIHLQTILGVPSLESFLNPAQIFPQHIMYNMTNTSKRGVVVLQDKSEDLPHWVLSAMKCLANWPRSNDMSQPIYMGFERDVFKTVADYFLSLPEPLLTFEYYELFVNILVLCGYISIPNRSCGNLSTRNGLELPKTPRLNSFKSTECLLLSLLHRGTDKKEDSETSGTLSKKMYRVESSYGAKFQRYNMAHKRCSAHELMGGSYQNLSRLKNEQALPLKPKARCCSLEGIADTTTTVLSKDGFKTFSQAGVHITQVIKNENQLLPSQSKPDTLMDLCSSNTNQKQSGGIKRVSASGDTEQELHSGNYQPKQLARSQSLRANNKSNQCDISAPVVEITSRKPHPENHKNQSIAKLAAKTGSEPQCTDTVIRKRLCKSSTELSENAFSPASFMLTGTSSLLQPHLERVAIEALQVCCLLLPPPSRRKLQLLMRMVSRMSENVDMPRFHDAVGTRSLMIQTFSRCVLRCEEEVDLDELLATRLVSFLMDHHQDIFQVPTYLQVAVQDHIESLKTTQNECFGEDLSAVFPTYSYCKRITTQEFDEQKVYTSQAAVAELLEGIIKEQKLSLKDKKKKLKQFQKAYPQIYQRRFPSTESEAILFEDKPTIKQPMLILQKPKFYSLRH
- the DEPDC1 gene encoding DEP domain-containing protein 1A isoform X2; this encodes METRLVTPGPFRATKLWNEVTKYFRAGMPRRKHRQHFKKYGNCFTAAEATDWLHELLKNNNNFGLEVTREQTVQLLRKFLKNHVIEDIKGRWGSENLEDNSNLYRFPLTSPVRSLSSRWPLRENKNITPKEPGSAIKVPHFSKITPKKHNQLEIVEKLNNDAVQEDTDKMAQSQKISQADIEEIWRSTILIHLQTILGVPSLESFLNPAQIFPQHIMYNMTNTSKRGVVVLQDKSEDLPHWVLSAMKCLANWPRSNDMSQPIYMGFERDVFKTVADYFLSLPEPLLTFEYYELFVNILVLCGYISIPNRSCGNLSTRNGLELPKTPRLNSFKSTECLLLSLLHRGTDKKEDSETSGTLSKKMYRVESSYGAKFQRYNMAHKRCSAHELMGGSYQNLSRLKNEQALPLKPKARCCSLEGIADTTTTVLSKDGFKTFSQAGVHITQVIKNENQLLPSQSKPDTLMDLCSSNTNQKQSGGIKRVSASGDTEQELHSGNYQPKQLARSQSLRANNKSNQCDISAPVVEITSRKPHPENHKNQSIAKLAAKTGSEPQCTDTVIRKRLCKSSTELSENAFSPASFMLTGTSSLLQPHLERVAIEALQVCCLLLPPPSRRKLQLLMRMVSRMSENVDMPRFHDAVGTRSLMIQTFSRCVLRCEEEVDLDELLATRLVSFLMDHHQDIFQVPTYLQVAVQDHIESLKTTQNECFGEDLSAVFPTYSYCKRITTQEFDEQKVYTSQAAVAELLEGIIKEQKLSLKDKKKKLKQFQKAYPQIYQRRFPSTESEAILFEDKPTIKQPMLILQKPKFYSLRH